In Heteronotia binoei isolate CCM8104 ecotype False Entrance Well chromosome 21, APGP_CSIRO_Hbin_v1, whole genome shotgun sequence, the DNA window tttgaagttcttccagttctgacaattataccctatgggaatcagtctaaAAAGGTaacggtgcaagcaccagtgacgttgctttcacaatgttttcacggcagactttttacggggtggtttgccattgccttccccagtcatttacacatcctccccagcaagctgggtactaattttactgacctcggaaagatggaaggctgagtcaacctggagccggctacctgaaccagcttcttctgggatcgaactcaggtcccaAGAAGAgggcttcaactgcagtactgcagctttaccacgctgtgccatggggcttagggaataatggagtgctttcccttccccacccccactttctgatgacaatGAAGGGGGGTGGAGGCctccatcccctgcccccacctgaggattggcaaccctaggcaattGTTTTCCTCTCCCCAATAGTTCTACTAAATTTTAATCAAGGCATGCGTGGAAATAAACTTATTGGACTGCTGTGGAGAAAACCAGTATTCTCAACCAGTAGAGAATACGTTTCACCTTATAAGTTGCACCTATCTTTTATGTGCAAAGTATATTTAATTTGAATTTCGTCTATttattaaattggatttttttttttaaaaaaacctgccgTTCCCTGTTTACGCAGGGCTTGGGGCAGTTCACAACAATGTGAGTCCAagggcagctttaagaccaacgacgtttaattctgggtataatcttcggtgtgtttgtgtatgcttcttcagatactgaaGAAAGATACTGAAGATATGaacaagtgtgcatgcacaaggaAAGcatatacctagaataaaactgttggtcttcaaggtgtcactggactcagacttgttctactgcttcatatctgcacagctacccacctgaatgtatATAATATGgacagggctttcttttctttgagcaggaacacacaggaacgcagttctcgCTGGCCtgacgtcagggtgtgtggcctcatatgcaaatgagttcctgctgggctttttctacaaaaaaagccctgaatatggaCATTCATATGTAATGCTGCTCCTTTCAAGTTGACGTGTCTCCCAAAATGATTAATTGACTGGGGAAATTAGCTTAGCGAGAGGCGGGTAACTCAGGATCATCACCTCTGTATACCAGAATCTTCAGAAGACTTTCAGATAAACCAGGTTGTTGTTCAACTGATAGTGTTTTTATTGAACTATAATAAAGGGTAAAAGCATACACACTCAGAGCATACTGTATAAACACACAAAGACAAGCTAACcaagaaataaaaaaggaattGGTGGGGAATAGTTTGGGACAGGTTATATTTACTAGTCTTGAAGATTCAGGTCCGGAGAGAGAAGCAACCAGCGCTTTGTGGAGTGTGAAGCTGACGCCAAGAAAACTGTGACTACTGGAGATGGGTCCATGTCTTTCGAGGGAAAATACACCTTTGGACAATGTGACAGGTTTGCCCCTAAAACAATACCATGGATGCATTTACGGGAAGGTTCCTAAAGTGGCAGAAAATGCAAATGGCTGATGGCTCTTCAGGAAGGAGATCAAAGATCTGATTGAAACTTGATGGCTTTCCCAAGACTGATAATATTGGATGATAACCCTCAGAAATACAGGATGGGGAGGTAATCCTAGATGTTATGGCTATGCTAACAGGGTAAATGTCTCAAGTGGAAGAAGCAGGTCTGGGAATAAAAGAGGTTAATGTAAAGCAAGGTGCTATTTTCCCCAAGAAATCCGTTGTTACAAAAGTAAAGGAAATGCTTTGCAAATCAGCCTTTTAAATCACTTACCAAATCTTTTTCCAAGCTGGTTTCCTGGTTGAAATTTAGGGTCACCTTTGGGCCAAATGGTGTCTTAATATGGCAGGCAAactagtaaagagtccagtagcacctttaagactaacaaattttattgtagcacaagctttcgagaaacacagctctctttgccagatacatctgacaaagagagctgtgttcctCGAAAGCTTATGTTACAAtgaaatttgttggtcttaaaggtgctactgaactcttaacTCTTTTGCAGCAACAGCTAATAAGGCTGACTGCTTTGGTTACATGGCATATTGGGAGTGATTATTTTATATATGAAGGTTGTTTGCTCTTACTTTTCTGTGAATGCCAGCTGCCCATCTGCAGGACATTAGCTGACTGGTAACAACTGATGCTGGTTTTATTATATAAatggacagggttgccaacaggcctgcaggaaaaaaaaccctctgtccctttaacagaggcttaagatAGGGAAATGGGTAGCTGATGTTTTCATGGGAGATAAATAACCTAAGCTGGTAAAGAGCATCCGACAGCTCTATTAAGGGGGCACAACATTTTTtccctccaggttgttggcaactcTGTATCTAGACCACTCTTTCATTGGTATGTGGCAGAATGCCTTTTCACTGCCTGGAAAACAGAGTAGACCCTCAAGCAGGCTGCTCATCCTGATTGGAAAGCTTGTTTTAAATTATCTTTTAGGGGAAAagagttagatttataccccgcctttcacttggagtagtggtttacaatctccttcgcttcctctccacacaatagacactctgtgaggcaggtgagagagctctgagagaacaggtctgagagaattgtgattgacccaaggtcacccagctggctgcatgtggaagagtagggGATCAAACTCAGTACTCTAGATTAGAAGCTGCcactctgaaccactacaccacactggttacTTAGTATcctaagcagaggtccatcaatgcctattagccacagtgtattgttggaactctctgtctggggcagtgatgctctgtattcttggtgcttgggctggtgggggggcacagtgggagagcttctagtgtcctggccccactgatggacctcctgatggcacctggttttttttggtcactgtgtgacacagagtgttgaacgatgggccattggcctgatccaacatggcttctcttatatttttatgtatcATAAGCCTGCCCTTACTctgacacagggttgccagcctccaggtgacacTGGAAGACCTTCTgctattacaatttatctccagatggtcaggatcagctcccctagggaatatggctgctttgaagggtgggtggACCCTGTGGCACTATATTTTGATCAGGTCTgtccctcctcaggttccatccccaaaatctccaggtattcccatacccagagctggcaaccctactccaaagagctcagagcaCCTTGggcagggccatcttaacagcattatgggcacgggcaaagcagtgtactgggcccctacgataggcttgccaatccccaggtcccagcgggggttcttctgctttcccaggctccttcccgcccccagtcagctggccagcgaggggaagccccgcccccagaggaccatgtgcctttgcacctttggaggctccagtctccgattggaaaggcttcctcttgggatggggtgtcggGATTCTTTGAAGAAGtcagcagcaactcgtgagtagagaggccaatccctcgcttcagagtcaccagaaatggggcgggggggggggaggggagggaaacgtctgctgagcacttcattattccctatgtggagatcgattctcatagggtataatggggaattgatcgggaggttttgggagctctggggaagctgttttttggtgtttggtagaggcaccaaattttccgtatagtatctagtgccactccccaaagtacctcccaagtttcaaaatgattgaaccggggggtccaattctatgagccccaaaagaaggtgcccatatccttcattatttcctatggaaggaagacatttaaaaaggtgtgctgtccctttaaatgtggtggccagaactccctttggagttcaatgatgcttgccacacccttgttcctggctccgccccaatgtctcctggctccacccccaaagtccccagatatttcttgaattggacttggcaaccctaccctacgaCAAcaactcacaggaataaaaatgcaaATGGTTACtggtactgcatcatacacagattagtatggggcccctatgcttgtggggcccacgggcaagtgcccatcaggcccatgtgtTAAGACAGTCCTGACCTTGGGAAGCACTTTCTCTGTTTGATGCTTACAACCACTCTTACAGGTAGGTTAAGCTTTGGgagagcaactggtgcaaggtcatccagcaaatgTTATGATTGCAAAGCGATTTGAACCAGGGTGTCCCCAGCCATAGTCATGTGCTTTAACCACCACCTCATACTGTTAAAAAGTAAGGTATAATACATTCTAATGCAGCAGGTGTTTGCAAGCAGGTATAAAGGATTTCATACTGGATTTCAGGGAGGTCTATTGATTCACTACATTTTTCTTGTTTCCTTTATTTGGTTGGAATTTCCTTTATTTTGctaaaaaccccaccccaaacgTGAATTCTTTTACTTTTGGTGGAATGAGATGCAAGTGAGAACATCAAGAGATTAAATTCCAAAGTCTAATAAGATGTTGTATTTGCTGCTTTGATTTTGACCAAAAAAGCATTTGTACTGGGGAATAAACCATCCCATAATAAAGAAGCTTCCCCTGCCACCGTTCTCAAACAGGATTATCATTAACATTTAATTTATAAAAATCTTAATGTATAATACACTATctggtcaagaagcaactgtcagaacaggatatggaacaactgattggtttagaataagaaagggagttcgacaaggatgtatattgtcaccctgcttatttaattgatatgcagagtacatcatgcggaatgctggcctggatgaagcaggagccggaattaagattgccaggaaaaacatcaacaacctcagatatgcagatgatacttttcaaatagcagaaagtgaggaggacctaaagaacctcttgttgagggtgaaagagagcacaaaagtaggcttgaaactcaacatcaaaaaactaagatcatggcatctggccccatcacactttggcagatagaaggggaagacatggaagtagtgacatttctgggatccaagatcactgcagatggtgactgtagccatgaaattaaaagacgtttgctccttgggaggacagctatggtgaacctgggcagtataataaaaagtagagacatcagcctgccaacaaaagtccgtatagtcaaagcgatggtattcccagtagtaatgtatggctgtgagagctggaccataaggaaagccgagtgcagaagaatagatgattttgagctgtggtgctgaagaagaatcttgagagtcccttggactgcaagaagatccaatcagtcagtcctaagggaaatcaactcagactgttccctggaagatcagatgctgaagctgaagctcaaatactttggccacccaatgagaagggagcactccctggagaagatcctgatgctgggaaagatagaaggcaaaagaagaaggggacagcaaaagatgagatggctggacagtgttactgatgtaacaaacacgaatttgggcagacttcggagagttgtggaagacaggagggcctggcgtgactttgcccatggggtcgcaaagagctggacttgactgtgcaactgaacaacaaaacaacactattacacagttccctcagagaagAACAGCTCTCTGTGACTGTATTTCTGAAAAAGTCCATTGGAGAAAAAAGCAGGATATGAAGCAGACGTCTCCACTTTGGCTTTGCTCAAATCATCTTGATGTTTGAATGGGGCTGTAGTATAATGGGATGATTCAAGAGGGCGCTTCTTGATTGCAGGTGGAGGACTGTTGCCTGTCCTAAGGTTTATAGTCTATATTGTCCTGCTCTTACTGCACTGTTTCCTGTAATCCTGTTTTCTGCACTGTCTATATCACATCTGTCATCTTTTTCATTTTGCATTGTTTATCTAATTTTTGTAATTGTAGTACTATTGTCTTCTTTATTAGGTGTCTTATATTATCTGAATACCTTGTTTTATGTCATGTGACCCACCTTGAGTGTCAGGCAGAAAAGCAAGCTGtcgataaaataaataaataaaaaaattaacgTCTAAGAGACAGCTCCTGTATGTAAAATGTAAACTTTTCTTCACAATCCTTGTTGGATTGAATGGGTGCTATGCAAAAATTAAGgttgtaaagcaggggtgtcaaactcatttgttataagggatggatctgacataaaggagatcttgttggggcaggccatgtcgggttaggccaggccatgtgtgtacctatttaagattaggtagcagagatataaactttataaaggacacaaacacaagtaaatatatatttaaaaaaaacttaaaacatgctgtaAAAATTAGCACtcagccttaaaggtgctttctttgtatttctcccatgggatccagggaactgggcaaaggaagctctggctctttccttccttccccaggggactgggagggaggagcctcagccaatagaaggaagagaggcttggctcagtagttctgctgtgcgacagggagcctggaaaagcaagctctgcctccccccttcctccccaagggaggagcctcagccaatggagaaaatagaggttttgctctgtagctcccgtgcaatttagcaagccttgcaaagcaaactgttatgcagaaggaagcaagatatcgggagaaggaagcagatgatagccagttgctcgggggcctcatttggcccctagactgcatgtttgacacccctgcaaaggGGTAAATACACAATTAATACAACTTtaagggcctggagaccaagctatctgaggaaaggctgagggacttgagaatgttcagtgtggagaagaggaggctgagggggcacacgattgctctcttgaagtctttgaagggctgttgcttggagaagggcagggagctgttcctgttggcagcagaggagagaactcacaataatgggtttgaaTTAAAGGCAGGAAGGCAcgggctggatattaggaaaaacttttttttacagtaagagctgttcaagagtggtgagctcctcctcactggcagtctttaagcatcAGCTAGAGCagcccttgtcagggatgctcagtCTAGGCTGGTCCTGCACTgaacaggggattggactagatggcctgtttggccccttccaactctgtgattctatgaaaagagGAACTGTAGCAATCCAGTATGATACTGTGGTTAATGTGCTGGGCTAAAACcgggagatctgggttcagatTCTGACTCCGACTAGGTAATCTGAGCCCAGCCACCCTCTCTGTCTAAcataccccacagggttgttgtgacagTGAGGCAGAGGAGGGGAGATGATCTTGGCTTTATACCTCaaccttcactacctgaaggagctcAACTACcgtatctcctttcccttcctctccccccaacagagagcctgtgaggtaggtggggctgagagagctctgagagaactggtcttcagaggacagctctgagagaactgctcttcagagaatagctctgagagaaccatgtaTGCCATCCTATGTTCTCTGGAAGACAGGCAGGATAAAATGTGACATTTCATctgtttttatcccacccttctgcCAAACAGCTCACGGTGAAAcacatctttctcctctcctccattttatcctcacaacaaccctgaggtaggttaagctgagagtgtgtgactggcccaaggtcacccagaaagtttTGTGCCAGTGTAGGGATTTCAGGCTGGGTGCCccagacactctaaccactgcaccacacagcAGCAACCTTGGTCTGGAAAAACAACCCCCTCCCGTTGCTCCAGTCCCATTGGCAGCTCTCTGTGACTGTATTTCTGAAAAAGAAAGGTGGGCAAGGActgggacagccaatcagagaTCTCCTGTGTAATTTGACCCTGGCAGAGAGCTGGGATTTTGGCTACAGTCCCCTTGGTTAAGCATTCACTCATTGGCAGACCCAGGCTTTGCCATGGTGTGAAAGCAGCTCTCAGCTGCCACTGAGTACAAACACACATCTCTGTAAGAATTGCTCATCTGTACTGCAAAATGACATGATCCTCTTAGGCTTCCATAGTCTTTTTTTCCTAGGGAAGATGGTGCctgtttctgcccccccccccccaaggataaATATTCTTTGAGTGTGATGACTTAGAACACAGccttacgccccccccccctacactgGGAGATCTATCCAACATTTCAGGTATTTTGGGTTTCAAGTCAGcagaacttacttctgagtaggtaTGCATAGAAAGGGGGCACATTCACAGCTGTTGACACGGCTTGCTTGAAGCACAGCACACAAGGACTGTCAGTCGTGGGGCAGATGAGATGGATACCTTATTTAggtagccgtattggtctgaagcagcaaagtttgagtccagtggcacctttaacgctgacaaagttttattcatggtataagcttttgtgcgcacacACCCTTCTTCAGGAGTGTGCAAATAAGGGAAGATGGTTAAGAGGTACCAAGATTACATGGTGTTTAGCTATGACAAAGGAAGTACCTTCTTCCTTCAAGTGCAAGGGTTCCCTCTTCAGGAGGTGCAGACAAGTCTTTTGATTCCTGCtagggtctggggaggggggaatctgcaATAAAGTTAGCTTTGGTTGCAAACAATGACAAAGGACATGTTTTTTTTTAGGGCTCTGCAGTTTTCAAGAGTCACAAAACCTcaggtttgtttttttggggtgtgtgtgtaataGATGGAGGACACTGTTTTGGATTCTGATGCTTCCTATTTCATCAGGAACAGCCTCCCAAGCTTTGGGATGTCAGTGGGGGATGACTCAAGGGTCACCTCCACCCCTGAAAGAAATGTCAGTTTCAGTAGGTTTCTGCTTTTCCCTCCCTAATTTGTGTGATTAACAAATCCCCCAAATGCCCCCTGGATCTTCCCCCAGAACCTGCACCCTCCTTGTCAAACTTTTGCATGTCCCTTAGAAGAATGAAGAGAAATGGActgcaggaatggccaaactgtagctcaggagccacatgtggctctttcacacatattatgtggctcccaaaacccccaccaccccgttggccagcttggagaaggtatttctctttttaaatcacttctccaagccaagccagctggtagcttggagaataaatttaaaaattaaagctgctttccttccacttctccctccccacatctatttccttccttccggctctcaaacatctgatgctcacgtcttgtggctctcaaacatctgacatttgttctatgcggctcttacgctaagcaagtttggccacccctgcattagggtTTGTGCTTAAAAACTGGCAGGCTCATTCTTTTATTTTGGAAGACAGTTGTCCAGAAAGCAGCTGGGGCTTTGATGAAGTCTGTTGGCCAACCTGAACTGTCAAGGAAATGTCTTTGGGACAGTGGTGCTGCACTCCATTGGGTGAAGATGCCGGCAGACAGGTACGTTTTAAGACTCGACTCCAGTAGACCCCAGGATATTTTGCTAGCTCAGTTAGTTtccctgaaggggaaaaaaagatatccAGACTTTCATCCaatacttttttattttattaataatgTTATAAAAAGTTCATAAAAAAGACACAGAAATGAGCACCTTACAAAAGTGTCCCACGAACCAATTCAAATAATCACATAAATAAAACGCTCTTcgcagcccctcccccctttcccccggCGATTCTAGTATCTCGGATCATCGGACTCGATTTCCTGGCCTCGGATGAACCATTTCAAAACCGGTCGTCACAAAGAGACGCTAGAAAGGCCAGCCAAGGGCGGCAGAAGACCACCTGGACAATTCAAAAAATCTTCTCTCAGACTCATTCACGCACACACAAACAGGGCAGAAGGCGGGTCTGGGGGCACACCCTCACACAGACACGTGCGCACCCACATGGACCGGaaacttccttttttctttttaacaaaaACCGTAAACACTGcatcttgcctccctcccctgcccGAGAGAGATCTGCAGGCATTCACACGacccaaagaaaaacaaaacgcATTTTGGAACGGCACGTTAAGGAGAGGAGTTTGGGCAAATCAACATGATTCGATAAGTCTCTGGGCCCGTCTTGCATTGCAAACTCACCCAGGGGCCTGCAGGGTGCAAGAGCCCCGCTTGGGCAGGCGGCGGCAGGGCCTTCCCCCCCGCAGCCCCCTCCCACCACGGTCTCTCCCCGGCGCCGGGCCGCCTTACACCTGGACGACCACAGTGCTGGGCCCGTTGTTCTGCAGGCGGCTTTGGTACTGGTCGAGCCAGCGGCGGAGCTCGGCGATCTTGTAGCCCTCGGGCCCGCGGCCGCCCTGGTACATGACCTTGCGCTCCTGGATGATGTAGAGGCGCTCGAAGTAGGCCCCGTAGGCGGCGCTCGACGCGTTGTCCATGGTGTCGACGGCCAGGGGGCAGGCCGGCGCGCCTTCCTGGAGCAGGGCGGCGGCCCTGAGGCGGTCCTGCAGGCACCGGTGCTTGGGGATGTCGTAGGCGGCGTCGGAGCTGACCCAGCCGTCGGACGGGTGCGCCTCCTCGATGTAGACCAGCAGGAAGTCGGCGATGTCGAGGAAGCGGGCGGCCAGGCGCCGGAAGGCGCGCAGGCGGGCCATGAAGGGCGGTCAGGTGCAGCTGCCGAAGTTGAGGACGAGCGGCCGCCCGCCGCGGGCATAGTCCAGCAGGCGCAACCGCGTCCGCCCGTCCAGCTGCACGACCTCCGGGTTGGGCGCCGGCGCGCCCACGTGCGCCGCCTTGAAGAAGTCCAGCTTCTGCCCGTGCCACACGGCCTTCAGCGACTCCAGCGTGAACATGCGGTTGGAGTCGGAGACGCAGAGCGGCGGGTCGTCGGGAGGGGGGGCCCGGGTggccttctccccttcctgggctgcagccgccgccgccgtcaGCAAGAGCTTCTTCCTGATGCACAGGAAATCCAGCAGCCAGAGCATCACGGCCGTCAGCAGGAAGCGGGGCAGGAGCAGTACGCAGGCGGCCACCTGGGTCAGCGCCTGCAAGGTGTGGGCGCCCAGGGAGTGCAGCATCGCGGCGGAGGCGGCGGGCACGCTGGCCGGAGGGGCGCCCTGCCTGCCGCCGGCTCCCCcccactactaccaccaccaccaccactcctccGAGAGGCTTCGCCGCTGAGATCCCGCTTCTCCTTGAGCCCATTTTATAGTCGGGGATTTAAATGAAACGGCGACTCCACCTCCGGCCGGGACACGCCCCCTCTGGAACTTGAGCCCGGGGATTACCTACCCCTCCACGCCGATGACCTAAAAATACACTGagcgaagaaaaaaaaaaccccaaagagcgGGGAGGTGGGcgggtggggtgggaaggggaggtgggGAAGCCGGATCCGGCCGGGccgagaggaggagggagaggagatgaGGGGGGGACGTGCAACGGCGCAGGGAACAAGCCGCCAGCGGGTCGGCCAGCCAAAGGGCACGCCCGGGGCTCCAGCGGGAGATAGCCGGCCAGCAGTGCCAAGAATAATCAGTGCAACAGGCAAGCATCGGCCCTCTCCGAGGCAGCATTCCTCCTCATTCCCTCTGCTCCTAGCTTATTAGGCACAAAGGTAACACGCGTGGAGAGACTGTGCACGGAGGGGgcgtccccctcccccttctccggCCCTGAGGAATGGGCTTCCAGAGCCCCACCGGCTTCTTGCGCGCTCCGCCCGGCGCTTCTGGTTTCTCTTCTCCACGTGCGCCAAGACGCACAACGCTCGAGCGAAGTTCCACCGAGTTCTTTTTTCTCCGGGCGCGCTTGGCAAAGAGCGAGAATCCGCAGCAGGCTTTTGAGCTGCGCGGCTCAACGTTTCCCCCTTTCCTCCAGTTGCAAGCAGACACAGCCTGCCTTCTTCAGCCCCCCGCTAGCGACTTCTCAGTCTCAGGGTTGCAAAAGCCGGGGAGGAGAATGAAGCCGCCACTCCCTCGCTTCCCGCCTCGCTCTCGATCTCCCTTGCGAGAGGATCGTCCGTTTCccacttttcttttttgctgagcCGCCTGCTTGTTGGAGAGAGGTGGCTGGAGGGGACGGCCCTTCTCCGGGAAGCAAGGGGTTAATTGTTGGGTCGTTGATTCCCTCCGAAGCGGCTCAGTTCTTTAAACCTGTTGAGCGGGAGGAAAATCAACAAGCGCGTTTCAAAGCCGCGGGATGCGTTTTGGAAGAGTGGCCACTAGGGGTAGCTGTTGGCCGAAGGCTGAAGCCGCTGTGACTAGATCCACGCTGGCTTTACTGTGGgcgctccctcctccccccctttatttAGCCCTAATAATCTTTCCCGTTCCTGGATGCCAGCCCTTCTTTCACCTTAAACATCAGAAGTCCAAGGCATTGGCTTGCTGTGTTCAAAGCTATAAAGTTCACTTTATTTAGAAAAGGCGCTCCAGTAAGGTGCCTTGGCCTTACCCCTGGCTGCGCACGTGGTAGAGGAGAGCGTGCATGAACTCTGCTCTTGCCCGGTTTGATAGGCACATCCGTTCATGTGGTATGGTTCAGATCACTTATGCTTGGGTCCGCCTTCCAACAGTTTTGaggacccctccc includes these proteins:
- the DIO3 gene encoding thyroxine 5-deiodinase, with translation MLHSLGAHTLQALTQVAACVLLLPRFLLTAVMLWLLDFLCIRKKLLLTAAAAAAQEGEKATRAPPPDDPPLCVSDSNRMFTLESLKAVWHGQKLDFFKAAHVGAPAPNPEVVQLDGRTRLRLLDYARGGRPLVLNFGSCTUPPFMARLRAFRRLAARFLDIADFLLVYIEEAHPSDGWVSSDAAYDIPKHRCLQDRLRAAALLQEGAPACPLAVDTMDNASSAAYGAYFERLYIIQERKVMYQGGRGPEGYKIAELRRWLDQYQSRLQNNGPSTVVVQV